The nucleotide sequence TCACCCCCGCCGACGCTCGACGAGCTGCGGGTCTTCGCCCGCAACCGGCTGGCCCACCACAAGCTGCCCGAGCGGCTTGTGCTGCTCGACGCGCTGCCACTCACCCCCGCGGAGAAGGTCGACCGGCGGGCACTCGCCGATCTCGTCGCCCGGCTGGAGGGCGGCGCGGACGATGAGCGCTAGCTCGCCTTCCAGGCCCAGCCCAGGAACGGGCTCGTCGTCGCCTTGACCGGGATGCCACCGGGGATCGTCGCGCCCGCCATCCCGTAAACGTTGTTGGCGAACACCACCGCCGAGCGGTTGCGCACCACGAACACGAAGTTGAGGTTCTCGGCCATGCGCTGCTGGATGACCTTCCACTGAGCGATCCGCTCCTCCTGGGAGCTGGTCCGCTGGATCGCGTCGAGCGCGGCCTGGATCTGCGGATCGGCCATCCGGGTGAAGTTCAGCGCCAGCTGCCCGAGGGGCTTGACGGTCTCGGTGGAGATGAACACCGAGTCGATCGGCGGCTCGCCGAAGGTGATGAAGCCGGTCGCTTCGAAGTTGCCCGTCAGCGCGTTGACGATCAGCGTCGCCTGGTCGACCAGGTTCAGCTCGATCTGCACCCCGAACGCCGCGGCCTGAGCCTGCGCCGCTTCACCGATCGTCTTGAACTGGGCCGTGCCGGGGAGGGTGAGCTTGAACGACAGCGGCCGCCCGGTCTTCTGCTTGTACTGGTCGTGCAACTCCTGCGCCTTGGCCGGGTCGTAGGTGGGATACGAGGTCTGGGCGTAGTAGGGCGAGCTGGGGCTGAAGAGGCTGTCCGATGGTGGGAAGAGACCGTGGTACTGGGTCTGCGAGATGTTCCTGGTGTCGAGGCCGGTCACCACGATCTGGCGGGCGAGCGGATCGTCGAAGGGCGGCTTCGCGGTGTTGAGGCCCACGAACTGGGTCTGGTCCTCGGCGTTGGCGTTCGACAGCAGCTGGACCCGTCCGGCCTCCGCCTTCTCCAGGAACTCCTGGATCGGGTCCGGCTCGAAGGTGTTGAACGCGTCCACCGATCCCGACTCGAGCGCCGCCCCCCGGGCCGTCGGATCGGCCAGGATGCTGAACTCGATGCCGTCGAGGTACGGGAGCTGGGTGCCTGCCTCGTCCTTCTGCCAGTAGTTGGGGTTGCGGGTCACGGTCAGCTTGCTGTCCTGCAACCAGTTCTGGAACACGAATGGGCCGGTGCCGATCGGCTGCTGGGCGGGTGCGGCGGAGTTGATCTGTGCCGGTGCGGCCATCACCCCGGCCTGGGTGGTGAGCGAGTTGGGGAAGGTGGACCAGGGCCGCTTGGTGTTCACCCGCACGGTCAGGTCGTCGACCACCTCCACCGTCGAGAGGAACCCGCTGATCGCCGCGCCGAGCAGGACCGACGACGCCGCCCGCTCGAGGTTCAGGCGTACCGCGTCGGCGTCGAACTTCTCGCCGTTGTGGAACACGATGCCGGGCCGCAGGGTGATGGTCCACACCGTGAAGTCGGCGTTGGGCTCGATCGACTCCGCGAGGTTGGGCCTCGGGTTGCCGTCGGCGTCGAGCTCCGCCAGGCGGTCGAAGATCGCCCGGCTCACGATGGTGCCGGCCCCTGCCCACTGGCTGTTGGCCGGGTCCCAGCCGGTGGAGGTCTCCGCATCGAGGCCGAACTTCAACGTCCCACCCGTCTGCGGCGGGGTGGGCGGCGTCTTGGTCAACGCCGTCTCGGGGATCGTGCGGTCGGAGGTGGAGCCCTCCGATCCACCACCGCCACAGGCGGCGGCGAGCACCGTGACGGCCAGGACTGCTGCGATGGCGGAGCGACGCGCACGCGTCGTGGTCGAGCTCACCGGGTCGGTTCCCCCCTCGGTCCGGACGTGGATGCCGAAGGCTAGGACGGTGGCGGGGACGGGACAAGAGCACGCCGCTGGGCGAGCACCGCCAGGCAGCGGTCGCTGCCGACGAGCACCAGGGCCACGGCCAGGAGGGAGGGGGCGATGGCCCGCTCGCCCGCCCGCGCCGCGATCACCCCGACGGCGGCGGACACCACCGCCGCCCCCACCACCGCCGAGCCGAACTGCAGGCCCATGAGGCGCCGGGCCCGGGCGGGCCCGAGCCGGCTCGGGGTCAGCGCCACCAGAGCGGGAAACACGCCGGCCAGGGAACCGCCGAGCAGCACCAGCCCAGCGGAGGCCACCGCGCCGCCGGCGAGCAGCAGCGCGGCCGCCAGCGGGACGGCCACCATCGACACCACGAGCACTCGCCCGGGAGGGGCCCGGTGCCCGGCCAGGCCCGCGCCGAGCCGGCCGGCGGTGAGCGCGGCCCAGAACCCGGTCACGCTCAACGCCGCCGGGCCGTCGGCCATGCCGCCCGCCGCCAGCGCGGTGAACGCCCAGGTGCCCGCCGCGATCTCGAGCCCGTTGTAGGCGAAGAAGGTGACGAGCCCGGCGACGACGGTCAGGGCGAGGCGTCGGGTCATCGGCGGGTCCAGCTCGCTCGGGCCGGTGTGCGGGCCAGCTTCGGTGCCGCCCGCGATCACCGGCACCACCGCGCTGACCGGGACCTCGACCCAGGTGCCGCGGGTGACGGCGAACCCCAGCGCCCCGCCCAGCCACCAGGCGCCCATGGCGACGTAGACCACCCGCCAGGACCAGCCCAGCTCGAGCACCCCGGTGACCAGCACCGGCCCGGCGGTGGCGCCGAGGCCGAAGCCGCCGTGCATCATCTGCAGCAACCGGGGGGAGTGGTGGACGGCGACGTAGGCGTTGAGCTCCGCATCGATGCCGGCGGCGGCCACGCCCTGCACCGCGCTGGCGACGAGTGCCAGGGCCCACACCGGGGTGGCGGCGAAGAGGAGCAGCGCGGCCGCGCCGAGCGAGGCGCTGGTGGCCAGAAGCACGCCGGTGGGAATCCGTTCGGCGACCCGGCCGTGGGCCATCGCGGCGAGCAGGTAGCCGGCGGTGAACAGCGCCAGCACGGGGCCGAGGGCGGCCAGCGGCTGGGCGAACGATTCCCGCATCGACGGCCAGACCACCCCGAGGGCCCCGCCCGGCAGTCCCAGGGCCACGTAGGCGCCCACCCCCAGGACCGCGACCCGCCGCCGAGTCGCGGCTCGCGCCGTGCTCACCGCACCCTCACCGGCCCGGCACGTTCAGAGCTCGGGCGATGCCGGGTCGTGGGCGGCACCGGGCAACGGCTCCCGCAGGGGCACGACCATGCTCGAGAAGTCCGCCACCGCGATCACCCGGTCCTCCCCGTCGACCACCCGGCACTCCACGACGATGAGCTGCCGCCCGGCCCGCACCACGTGAGCCCGGGCGTAGACCATGTCCCCCGTGGGGCGCCCCAGGTACCGCACGTGCAGGTCGGCGGTGACGAGGGTGTTCACACCGGGAACGAAAGCGCTCTCACGGGCTGCGGCAGTGGCCGCAGCGACGTCGATCAGGGTGGCGATGGCCCCCCCGTGGAGGTTGCCGCTGGCTCCGTAGGCTTCGGGCCGCACGGGCATCGAGACCACCACCGTGCCGTCAGGCTGATCCCCTTCCACGTAGTCGATGCCGAGCAGCGCGTGCAGCGGGGTGGCGCGGAACGACTCGTACAGCCGCGCCATGAGCTCCGGGTCGTCGCGGTAGGACACGGTCGCTACACCAGCTCGGCCGAGAGCTGGCGCTCCATCTCGGTGACCACCTCCCGCCAGTCGGCCACCAGCCCGATGTCGGCGAACCCGAAGATCGGCGCCTGGCGGTCGAGATTCACGGCCACGATGGTCCCGGCGCTGCGCACCCCGACGGTGTGGTTGTACTTCCCGCTGGTGCCGAGCGCGAGGTACAGGCGCGGCGAGATGGCGTGCCCGGTGATCCCGATCTGGCGGGCATGCGGCAGCCACCCCTGGTCGGTGACCTTGCGGGTCGCGGCCAGCTCGGCGCCGAGAAGCTTCATCAGACCGTCGAGCCTGCCGTACTCGGAGGGATCGACCCCCTGGCCGACGCCGATCACCATCTCGGCGACGGCGAGCGCGTCGATGTCGTCCTCCCGGCGACGGCTGGTGACGGTGACCCGGCCGCGGGGCTGGACCTCGATGGTCCGCGCCGGCACGTCACGCCCGGCCCGGGGTACCGACAACCCGAGCACCCCGGGCCTCACGGTGGCCATCTGCACCGGGGAGGAGGCGGTGATGGCCGCCACCAGGCTCCCACCAAACGCCGGCTTCCACGCCACGAGCCGTCCGCCCTCGACGGCCAGGCCCACCGCGTCGCCGGTGAGGCCGGCACCGAGCCGGGCCGCGACCCGCGACGCCACCTCCCGGCCCCAGGCGGTGGAGCCGGTGAGGATGGCCCAGGGCTCGGTCTCTCGTGCCCAGGCCACCGTGGCCGGGGCCACGTCCTCCTCCGCTGCCGCGCCCCGGATGGTCACCACCTCGTCGGCGCCCCAACTCGCCACCAGCCGCCGATCCACCGGTTCGAGCGCCACCGCCACCACCCGGCCCCCGATCGGCGCGCCCAGGCGGGCCGCCCCACCCAGCAGCTCCCGCACCAGGCGCTCGCGGCGTGGCTCCAGCACCACGGCGACGATCGGACCGTCACCCCCCGGCTCCGGCACCACCTCGTCGCGCTCGGCGGAGAAGGTGCCGGGCTCGAGCGCCCCCCGGTCGCGCAGGTGCGCGAGCAGGGTCGCGACCTGCTCGGCGACCTCCCCCTCCAGCACGATGCCGGCCCGGTCCACCTGCTCGACCCGGGTCTCACCGACCCGTGTCGGGCTACCCGCCTGCCCCCAGGGCCCCGCTCCCAGCTCGCGGGCCCGGAGCCGGCGGATCCGGGCGGGGTCGACGGTGGCCCACACCGCCGGGTCCTTGATCTTGCACGGGTCGATGAGCCGCTCCGCGGCGCTGAGCACCGCGGGGAGCGCCACGGTGGCTTCCACCCATTCGTCGTCGAGCTCGAGGCCCACCTCGGCCGACCGCCGGTCGGCGGCGATCGCCAGGCGCTTCACGCCCGTGGCGAACGGGAGGTCGAGCAGCTCCGCGACCTGCGGGCCGACCTGGCCGGTGTCGGCGTCCACGGAGCTGCGCCCCACGAGCACCAGGTCGTAGGGACCGGTCAGCTCCAGGGTCGCGGCCAAGGCCCGGGCGGTGGCCAGGGTGTCGGAGCCCGCGAAGGCCGGATCCGAGACCAGGATGCCCTCGTCGGCGCCGTAGGCGATGGCCTCCCGCAGCACGTCCTCCGCCGACGGCGGGCCCAGGGTGATCACCGTGCAGGTCCCGCCGGTCTGGGCCGCCACCAGCACGCCCTCGGCGACGGCTCGGCGGCAGTAGGCGCTCATCTCCAGGGGCAGCCCCTCGCGCCGGAGCCGCCCGTCCGGGCCGAGCTCCATGGACTCGAACTCGGGGATCTGCTTCACGAGCGCGGCCACGCGCATCCGGGGAGTATCGCAGATCGACAGGAACATGACAGCAACGTCAGGTTCTGCGAGGCTGTGCCCCGTGAGCGATCATGGGCGCCTCCGCATCTTGGCCACCGCGCCTCTCCGGGGCGAGGGCATCGACACCCTCGAGCACCTCGGCACCCTGATCGCCGACCCCTGGATCACCGGGCCCGACGCACCGCTGCGCATCTACGGCGAAGAGCAGCTCGCGGCCCGCATCATCGAGACCGGCGCCGATGTGATCATCTGCGAGGCCGACACCTGCCGGGGTCCCGTGCTCGACCTGCCGCTCCGGGCCATCTGCTCCACCCGGGGCGACCCCACCAACGTCGACGTCGCCGGCGCCACCGCCAAGGGGATCCCCGTGCTGCATGCCCCGGGCCGCAACGCCGACGCCGTGGCCGAGCTCACCGTCGCGCTGCTCCTGGCCGTCACCCGCCACCTGCTGCCCGCTGACCGCGACGTGCGCGAGGGTCAGGTCTTCCGCGACGGCACCATCCCCTACCAGCGCTTCCGGGCCTGGCAGCTCGCCGGGCGGACCGCCGGCATCGTGGGCCTGGGTGCAGTGGGGCGCGCCGCCCGCTGGCGGTTCGAAGGCCTCGGGATGCGGGTGATCTCGTTCGACCCGTACCGCGAGGAGGCCACGCACCGCTCCCTCGAGGAGCTGCTGGCAGAGGCCGACGTGGTCTCCATCCACGCCGCGCCGACCCCCGAGACGCTCGGCATGATGAGCGCCGAGCGGTTCGCCCGCATGAAGCCAGGAGCCGTGTACCTCAACACCGCCCGGGCGGGCCTGCACGACCTCGCGGCGCTGACCTCGGCCCTCGAGAGCGGCCACCTCGCGGGAGCGGGCCTCGACCACTTCGAAGGCGAGGTGCTCCCCACCGACCACCCCCTGGTGGACATGGCCAACGTGGTGCTCACCCCCCACATCGGCGGCGCCACCTACGACACCGAGGCCAACCACACCAGGATGATCGCGGACGACCTGGCCCGCCTGGTCGCCGGCCAGCGCCCGCTGCACTGCGCCAACCCGGAGGTGCTCCCGTGAACGCCGAGCTGAACCGTGACCCCACAGCAGACGCGGTACGGGCCGAGGTTCTCGCCGTGGCCAAGGCGTTCCACGAGAAGGGGCTGGTTGTCGGCACCGCGGGCAACGTCTCGGGCCGGATGCCCGGCGGTGCGACGGTGTGCATGACCCCGTCGTCGATGTCCTACGACACCATGACCCTCGACGACCTGGTCGTCGTGGATCTCGACGGCAACAAGCTCGAAGGGGGTGGCAGCCCCACGAGCGAGAAGTCCCTCCACCTCGAGTGCTACAAGCGCTATCCGGAGGTGGGCGGGGTCATCCACTCCCACGCGCCGTACGCGTCGATGTTCGCACTGGTGCGCGAACCGATCCCCGCCGCCATCGAAGAGGTGGTCACCTACATCGGTGGCGACGTGCCGATCTGCGACTACCGGATGACCGGCACCGACGAGCTGGGGGCCGAGGTGGCCTCGCACCTGGCCGACCGCTCGGCCGCGTTGATGGCCAACCACGGGTTGGTGTGCATCGGCAAGTCGCCGAGTGACGCATTGCACGCCTCCCTGGTGGTGGAGCGCACGGCGCAGATCGTCTGGGGGGCCCGTGCGCTGGGCACGGTGGTCCCGATCCCCGAGAAGTCGACCGCCGACTTCGCGAACGTCTACCAGTTCGTGCGCAGCAGCCTCTGGCCGTCGTAGCCTCGGCAGCGATGGCCATCTCTCGCGATCGGCTGGTCGAGGTCACGAGCTACGACTCGATCGAGGAGGCGGAAGCCGCCGCCGCCTTCCTGGCCGACGATGCGATCACCGCCACGGTGGTCGACGACGGCTTCACGGCCCAGCTCGTGGTCCCGGCGCCCGATCTGAGCCGAGCCCGGGTGCTGCTCGGCCTACCACCGGCCGCGCCGGCAGCAGGCCCGCCAGCTCCGCCGACCGTTGACGGCGCCGACGATCCCTGGGACGCGCCGCTGCCCGCGTCGTCGCTGTGGCGCCGGCCGCCGTGGATGCGCGCCGTGGTCGTGCTCGTGGTGGCCGGCATGCTGGTGCCGGCGGTGCTCAGCCTGGTGAGCTTCCTCACCCGCTGACGGCGTCTCCCAGCGACGGCGCTCGGAGGGGCCCCTCCGGGTGGGATCACACCAGGATGCGCTCGTCGGGGGCTCGTACCCCGATGACCGCCAGCGTCCGGCCGAGCCCGAGGAACAGCCCGCAGCAGATCGTGAGATCGGCCAGCTCGTCGTCCGCGAACGCGGCCCGCAGCCGGGCCCAGAACCCGTCGTCCATCGCCTGGTGGTCGAGGGCGAAGCGCTGGGCGAACTCGGCCGCCAGCCGCTCCCGCTCGGTGAGCGCCGTGCTCTGCCGCCAGTTGGCCACCTCGGCGTAGAACCCCTCGTCGACGCCGGCGGCCTCGCCGTCGCGGGCCCGCGTACCCTGGCAGACCGCGCAATCGTTGATCAGCGCGATGGTCCACCGCGCGGCCTCGCGCTCGCGGACCGGCAGCGTGCTGTTCCCGTACACCGCTTCCGAGAAGGCGCCCATCCCGACCGCCATGTCGGTGCGCAGCAGCGCCCAGTCCACGTGCTCGCCGAAGCCCCGCTCGGGGAAGGAGATCCGTGCCATGACAGCCAGGCTACGGCACCGCCGCCGGGCCCGCCGGGCCCGCCGAGTGCGCCCGGTTCGCCGGTCGGCGCAGGGCGCCCCGGTCAGCGCAGGGCGCCCGGCTCGTCCAGCCAGCGGTTGAGCGCCCGGGTGCGAGCGTTGCGCAACGTGAAGCACTGCACCACCGCGGTGCGCACCCGGTGCTGGACGTGGGCGGAGGTGACCACCTTGCGGAGCAGGTAGTCGGCCGCGTCGCCGTGGTCCTCCTCGGCGTAGGCATGCACCCGGAAGTTCTCCACCTCGAGGCCGTAGTGGTCGCGCATGCCCTCGTACATCAACTTCGCGTAGCCGGTGGACGCCGCGAAGCGCTCACCCGCCCAGCCGAAGGCGGCCAGCCCCTCCTCGTACGAGCGGCGCATGTAGTAGAGGCTGCCGAGCACCAGGCCGATCGTCTCAGGCATGGGCACGAAGCTGACCAGCTCCTCGTCAGGGATCCCCAGCATCCTGGCCCACTCCACCTTCATGTCGACGTGGTTGCGGTCGCCGGTGAAGCCGGTCTCGTCCGACAGGTTCTGCAG is from Rhabdothermincola sediminis and encodes:
- a CDS encoding MFS transporter produces the protein MSTARAATRRRVAVLGVGAYVALGLPGGALGVVWPSMRESFAQPLAALGPVLALFTAGYLLAAMAHGRVAERIPTGVLLATSASLGAAALLLFAATPVWALALVASAVQGVAAAGIDAELNAYVAVHHSPRLLQMMHGGFGLGATAGPVLVTGVLELGWSWRVVYVAMGAWWLGGALGFAVTRGTWVEVPVSAVVPVIAGGTEAGPHTGPSELDPPMTRRLALTVVAGLVTFFAYNGLEIAAGTWAFTALAAGGMADGPAALSVTGFWAALTAGRLGAGLAGHRAPPGRVLVVSMVAVPLAAALLLAGGAVASAGLVLLGGSLAGVFPALVALTPSRLGPARARRLMGLQFGSAVVGAAVVSAAVGVIAARAGERAIAPSLLAVALVLVGSDRCLAVLAQRRALVPSPPPS
- a CDS encoding PaaI family thioesterase produces the protein MSYRDDPELMARLYESFRATPLHALLGIDYVEGDQPDGTVVVSMPVRPEAYGASGNLHGGAIATLIDVAAATAAARESAFVPGVNTLVTADLHVRYLGRPTGDMVYARAHVVRAGRQLIVVECRVVDGEDRVIAVADFSSMVVPLREPLPGAAHDPASPEL
- a CDS encoding class II aldolase/adducin family protein, coding for MNAELNRDPTADAVRAEVLAVAKAFHEKGLVVGTAGNVSGRMPGGATVCMTPSSMSYDTMTLDDLVVVDLDGNKLEGGGSPTSEKSLHLECYKRYPEVGGVIHSHAPYASMFALVREPIPAAIEEVVTYIGGDVPICDYRMTGTDELGAEVASHLADRSAALMANHGLVCIGKSPSDALHASLVVERTAQIVWGARALGTVVPIPEKSTADFANVYQFVRSSLWPS
- a CDS encoding FAD-binding protein, with product MRVAALVKQIPEFESMELGPDGRLRREGLPLEMSAYCRRAVAEGVLVAAQTGGTCTVITLGPPSAEDVLREAIAYGADEGILVSDPAFAGSDTLATARALAATLELTGPYDLVLVGRSSVDADTGQVGPQVAELLDLPFATGVKRLAIAADRRSAEVGLELDDEWVEATVALPAVLSAAERLIDPCKIKDPAVWATVDPARIRRLRARELGAGPWGQAGSPTRVGETRVEQVDRAGIVLEGEVAEQVATLLAHLRDRGALEPGTFSAERDEVVPEPGGDGPIVAVVLEPRRERLVRELLGGAARLGAPIGGRVVAVALEPVDRRLVASWGADEVVTIRGAAAEEDVAPATVAWARETEPWAILTGSTAWGREVASRVAARLGAGLTGDAVGLAVEGGRLVAWKPAFGGSLVAAITASSPVQMATVRPGVLGLSVPRAGRDVPARTIEVQPRGRVTVTSRRREDDIDALAVAEMVIGVGQGVDPSEYGRLDGLMKLLGAELAATRKVTDQGWLPHARQIGITGHAISPRLYLALGTSGKYNHTVGVRSAGTIVAVNLDRQAPIFGFADIGLVADWREVVTEMERQLSAELV
- a CDS encoding ABC transporter substrate-binding protein, coding for MSSTTTRARRSAIAAVLAVTVLAAACGGGGSEGSTSDRTIPETALTKTPPTPPQTGGTLKFGLDAETSTGWDPANSQWAGAGTIVSRAIFDRLAELDADGNPRPNLAESIEPNADFTVWTITLRPGIVFHNGEKFDADAVRLNLERAASSVLLGAAISGFLSTVEVVDDLTVRVNTKRPWSTFPNSLTTQAGVMAAPAQINSAAPAQQPIGTGPFVFQNWLQDSKLTVTRNPNYWQKDEAGTQLPYLDGIEFSILADPTARGAALESGSVDAFNTFEPDPIQEFLEKAEAGRVQLLSNANAEDQTQFVGLNTAKPPFDDPLARQIVVTGLDTRNISQTQYHGLFPPSDSLFSPSSPYYAQTSYPTYDPAKAQELHDQYKQKTGRPLSFKLTLPGTAQFKTIGEAAQAQAAAFGVQIELNLVDQATLIVNALTGNFEATGFITFGEPPIDSVFISTETVKPLGQLALNFTRMADPQIQAALDAIQRTSSQEERIAQWKVIQQRMAENLNFVFVVRNRSAVVFANNVYGMAGATIPGGIPVKATTSPFLGWAWKAS
- a CDS encoding iron-containing redox enzyme family protein codes for the protein MTETREFKDIRKGTTAEALPVDEFMNELEKIQAEICTERNRVWEHVADGTLSLPYLRRLCKEYYYLGVWYTSEFGSLVANAPDFDALDMESSEHFHHWLQNLSDETGFTGDRNHVDMKVEWARMLGIPDEELVSFVPMPETIGLVLGSLYYMRRSYEEGLAAFGWAGERFAASTGYAKLMYEGMRDHYGLEVENFRVHAYAEEDHGDAADYLLRKVVTSAHVQHRVRTAVVQCFTLRNARTRALNRWLDEPGALR
- a CDS encoding carboxymuconolactone decarboxylase family protein → MARISFPERGFGEHVDWALLRTDMAVGMGAFSEAVYGNSTLPVREREAARWTIALINDCAVCQGTRARDGEAAGVDEGFYAEVANWRQSTALTERERLAAEFAQRFALDHQAMDDGFWARLRAAFADDELADLTICCGLFLGLGRTLAVIGVRAPDERILV
- a CDS encoding NAD(P)-dependent oxidoreductase, whose translation is MSDHGRLRILATAPLRGEGIDTLEHLGTLIADPWITGPDAPLRIYGEEQLAARIIETGADVIICEADTCRGPVLDLPLRAICSTRGDPTNVDVAGATAKGIPVLHAPGRNADAVAELTVALLLAVTRHLLPADRDVREGQVFRDGTIPYQRFRAWQLAGRTAGIVGLGAVGRAARWRFEGLGMRVISFDPYREEATHRSLEELLAEADVVSIHAAPTPETLGMMSAERFARMKPGAVYLNTARAGLHDLAALTSALESGHLAGAGLDHFEGEVLPTDHPLVDMANVVLTPHIGGATYDTEANHTRMIADDLARLVAGQRPLHCANPEVLP